In Heptranchias perlo isolate sHepPer1 chromosome 16, sHepPer1.hap1, whole genome shotgun sequence, one genomic interval encodes:
- the zgc:162592 gene encoding histamine H2 receptor: MFLSSRQIAETNLSLAELITENGSITEANVTGIGRTRSMEEADDNATLKTCIIAVLCGLIILGNSAVILVISSSVSGWSKNSRLVLISLTGADAALALIVIPLNLYGNSVGQLRNQIDSPFCHIVVFLDASILTSSIYSLATISIERYIAVFFPLRYSTMMTNCRIKALIALVWLLPPILLFPISIPRGIVKVYFSRASLICNLDFSSNVIYSLMLTAFIFFPCSLIMTFANFRLWFVARSQMNRFKLLKVNRRHDAASRILVPVVIVYYICWTPCVCNMIYQALTQQRVPEWLEFVALWLPCANGFFNCIVYFWLNKSFRKKFQEMGQKLCRSKCFVAQDVPISQAPNGKIVIKVWKYHSDTSARACSISSTCNLVPSDSETILSNEKTVRIQI, encoded by the exons atgtttcttagcAGCAGACAAATAGCAGAAACGAATCTCTCCCTGGCGGAGCTCATAACGGAGAATGGAAGCATAACTGAAGCCAATGTAACTGGCATTGGCCGAACCAGATCCATGGAAGAGGCAGATGATAATGCTACTCTGAAAACGTGTATCATTGCAGTTTTGTGCGGTTTGATCATCCTAGGGAACTCGGCTGTGATTCTGGTCATTTCCTCGTCAGTCTCAGGGTGGTCCAAAAACAGTCGCCTAGTCCTCATTTCATTAACTGGGGCCGACGCCGCCCTGGCACTGATAGTCATCCCTCTGAATTTATACGGGAATAGTGTTGGACAGCTCCGAAACCAAATTGACTCTCCCTTCTGTCACATAGTGGTGTTTCTAGACGCCAGCATCCTAACTTCGTCCATATATTCTCTAGCCACAATCAGCATCGAGCGCTACATCGCTGTGTTCTTCCCCCTCAGATACAGCACTATGATGACCAATTGCAGAATCAAAGCTCTCATCGCTCTTGTCTGGCTCTTGCCTCCCATCCTCTTATTTCCCATATCCATCCCACGTGGAATTGTCAAAGTTTATTTCTCCAGAGCGTCCTTGATCTGCAATCTGGATTTCTCCAGCAATGTCATCTATTCACTTATGCTGACGGCATTCATCTTCTTCCCCTGCTCGCTCATCATGACTTTTGCTAATTTCCGTCTCTGGTTTGTAGCCAGGAGTCAGATGAATCGATTTAAACTATTGAAGGTGAACAGGAGGCACGATGCTGCTTCTAGAATCCTAGTGCCCGTGGTTATAGTTTATTATATCTGCTGGACCCCTTGTGTCTGCAACATGATCTATCAGG CTCTAACACAGCAGAGGGTGCCAGAGTGGTTGGAATTTGTTGCCCTGTGGTTGCCATGTGCAAATGGCTTCTTCAACTGTATTGTATACTTTTGGTTAAACAAGAGTTTCAGAAAAAAGTTCCAGGAAATGGGGCAAAAGCTCTGCAGGTCCAAGTGCTTTGTTGCCCAAGATGTTCCTATTTCTCAAGCTCCTAATGGAAAGATTGTCATCAAGGTTTGGAAATATCACAGTGATACATCAGCAAGAGCTTGCAGCATCTCGTCTACGTGCAATTTGGTACCCTCTGACAGTGAAACAATTTTATCAAATGAAAAGACTGTAAGAATTCAAATTTAA